From a single Lewinella sp. LCG006 genomic region:
- a CDS encoding copper-translocating P-type ATPase translates to MKKHQHHNDQHHEHDQKGHEDHAQHHNHQDHHRMMIKDFKRRFWVSLVLTLPVLLLAPMIQNLLGLSWSFNGDRYVLFALSSIIYFYGGWPFLKGLVDELKKKSPGMMTLIAVAISAAYLYSSAVVFGLEGKTFFWELATLIVVMLVGHWIEMRSILGASKALEALAALMPDEANLVHGDHIKKVKVSELEQGNIILIKPGEKVPADGVITEGESDLNESMLTGESKPVTKTKGQKVIGGAINGSGAIKVEVKGIGDDTYLSQVINMVQEAQGQKSKTQRLADRAAFWLTIIALTAGFGTFIVWLLLGRELSFALERMVTVMVICCPHALGLAIPLVAAISTSVSAKNGLLIRNRTAFENARKITTILFDKTGTLTKGSHEVVRIVSLNETYDEQAILNYAAAAESSSEHHIAKGLQRKAEEENLKVPESKDFNYQSGVGVSAVVEGKTVKAGGYLLLKKLDITAPNETAEDGTETKIFIIIEEQLVGFITFADQIRESSSEAIQTLQKNGIKCFLLTGDNEKVAAAVAKELGMDEYLAEVLPEAKQDKVKELQAAGEFVAMTGDGINDAPALAQAEVGIAIGTGTDVAAETADIILVNSDPKDIVNLLLFGKATYRKMIQNLGWATGYNVIAMPLATGFIPGLMISPAFGAALMSLSTVICAVNAQLLRREMG, encoded by the coding sequence ATGAAAAAGCATCAACACCATAATGATCAGCACCACGAGCACGATCAAAAAGGTCACGAGGATCATGCTCAACACCACAACCATCAGGATCATCACCGCATGATGATTAAAGATTTCAAGCGTCGCTTTTGGGTCTCACTGGTATTGACCTTACCCGTGCTACTACTGGCTCCAATGATCCAAAACCTACTCGGGCTTAGCTGGTCCTTCAACGGAGATCGTTATGTGCTTTTCGCCTTGTCAAGCATCATTTACTTTTATGGTGGTTGGCCCTTCTTGAAAGGCCTGGTAGACGAACTGAAGAAGAAGTCACCGGGGATGATGACCCTGATTGCGGTGGCTATTTCTGCGGCTTACCTGTATAGCTCTGCGGTGGTTTTTGGGCTGGAAGGCAAAACCTTTTTTTGGGAACTGGCGACATTGATTGTGGTGATGTTGGTAGGGCACTGGATTGAAATGCGGTCGATATTAGGAGCGAGCAAAGCCCTGGAAGCACTAGCAGCCTTGATGCCTGACGAAGCCAACTTAGTCCACGGTGACCACATTAAGAAAGTGAAAGTCAGCGAATTGGAACAAGGAAACATTATCCTTATCAAACCCGGCGAAAAAGTACCTGCCGACGGCGTCATCACCGAAGGTGAAAGTGACCTCAACGAAAGTATGCTAACCGGCGAAAGTAAGCCCGTGACGAAAACCAAAGGACAGAAAGTTATCGGTGGCGCTATCAACGGTAGCGGCGCCATCAAAGTGGAAGTAAAAGGCATTGGCGACGACACCTACCTCTCGCAGGTCATCAATATGGTACAGGAAGCCCAAGGGCAAAAATCGAAAACCCAGCGCCTGGCGGATCGGGCAGCCTTTTGGCTAACCATCATTGCACTTACGGCAGGTTTTGGAACCTTCATCGTATGGCTGTTGCTGGGGCGTGAACTCTCCTTTGCTCTGGAGCGAATGGTGACCGTGATGGTGATCTGTTGTCCGCATGCACTAGGTTTGGCTATTCCACTGGTAGCGGCGATCTCTACCAGCGTTTCCGCTAAAAACGGCCTACTCATTCGCAATCGTACCGCCTTTGAAAATGCCCGAAAAATTACGACCATCCTATTTGACAAAACGGGCACCCTCACCAAGGGCTCGCATGAAGTGGTACGCATCGTGAGTTTAAATGAAACCTACGATGAGCAGGCGATTTTGAATTACGCCGCCGCAGCCGAAAGTTCGTCAGAACATCATATTGCCAAAGGCTTGCAACGTAAAGCGGAAGAAGAAAACCTGAAAGTGCCCGAGAGTAAAGATTTCAACTACCAATCTGGTGTCGGCGTGAGTGCTGTGGTAGAAGGAAAAACCGTCAAAGCAGGAGGGTATTTGTTGTTAAAAAAACTAGACATAACGGCTCCAAACGAAACAGCAGAAGATGGTACTGAAACAAAAATCTTTATCATCATTGAGGAACAGCTGGTAGGCTTCATCACCTTCGCCGATCAAATCAGGGAAAGTTCTTCCGAAGCTATTCAAACCCTCCAGAAAAACGGCATCAAATGCTTCCTGCTCACAGGCGACAACGAAAAAGTAGCCGCAGCAGTAGCAAAAGAACTGGGGATGGACGAGTACCTCGCGGAGGTATTACCCGAAGCCAAACAAGACAAAGTAAAAGAGCTCCAAGCCGCCGGAGAATTTGTGGCCATGACTGGAGATGGCATCAATGATGCACCAGCATTGGCACAAGCCGAGGTCGGCATTGCAATTGGAACCGGTACGGATGTCGCCGCCGAAACCGCCGATATTATCTTGGTGAACAGTGACCCCAAAGACATCGTCAACTTACTCCTTTTCGGAAAAGCGACCTACCGAAAGATGATTCAAAACCTGGGTTGGGCCACTGGCTACAACGTGATCGCCATGCCACTAGCCACCGGTTTTATTCCTGGCTTGATGATCAGCCCAGCCTTCGGGGCCGCCTTGATGAGCCTGAGTACGGTGATTTGTGCGGTGAATGCACAATTATTGAGAAGGGAGATGGGGTGA
- a CDS encoding metal-dependent hydrolase — MDSLTQAALGAAVGEAILGKKIGGKAALIGAAIGTIPDLDVLLTPFFSPLENISIHRGYSHSILFCLLGALLIAYLLSHLKVTKAEAYWRLWLLSFLGLFTHVLLDAFTTYGTQLFLPFTDWRVSFDSINIVDPFYTVPLLAGVLLSVFRFAPDAKRRALPNQLGLLVSTAYLLFTLANKAHIENVFAAALAEQDIKFEKLLTVPVKVGNTTWYGVANDGEQLHIGKYSMLSGNTIAFESFPINEQLLEGVDPELADRMKWFAQGFYTVAQEGRTIRVYNMQCDMQGVRHFGDYKAPTAFYFQIVPEMGGGYELSTGMHPKE; from the coding sequence ATGGACTCTTTAACACAAGCAGCCTTAGGCGCTGCGGTTGGCGAAGCAATACTGGGTAAGAAAATTGGTGGTAAAGCGGCCTTGATCGGTGCCGCCATTGGCACTATTCCTGACCTGGACGTTTTGCTGACGCCTTTTTTTTCACCACTGGAAAACATCAGTATTCACCGGGGCTACAGTCACTCGATACTGTTTTGTCTCCTCGGGGCACTGCTGATCGCTTACCTTCTGAGTCACCTCAAGGTAACCAAAGCGGAAGCTTATTGGCGGCTGTGGTTGCTGAGCTTCCTCGGCTTGTTTACCCATGTGCTGCTGGATGCTTTTACGACTTACGGCACGCAGCTTTTTCTGCCGTTTACCGACTGGCGGGTGTCTTTTGACAGTATCAATATTGTGGATCCATTTTATACCGTGCCGCTATTGGCAGGGGTACTCCTTAGTGTTTTTCGCTTTGCGCCGGATGCCAAACGCAGGGCGCTACCTAACCAGCTGGGCTTGCTGGTGAGTACGGCTTATCTGTTGTTTACCTTGGCCAATAAAGCACACATCGAGAACGTATTTGCGGCGGCTTTGGCCGAACAGGATATTAAATTTGAGAAATTGCTCACCGTACCCGTGAAAGTAGGAAATACGACCTGGTACGGTGTGGCCAACGACGGCGAGCAACTCCATATCGGCAAGTATTCGATGCTCTCTGGAAATACTATTGCGTTCGAGTCCTTTCCCATCAATGAACAACTTCTCGAAGGAGTAGACCCCGAACTGGCCGACCGGATGAAATGGTTTGCCCAGGGGTTTTACACCGTTGCTCAGGAGGGTCGCACGATCCGGGTATACAATATGCAATGCGATATGCAAGGAGTAAGGCATTTTGGTGATTACAAAGCACCTACGGCCTTCTATTTCCAGATCGTGCCCGAAATGGGTGGTGGCTATGAGTTGAGTACGGGTATGCACCCGAAAGAGTAG
- a CDS encoding exo-alpha-sialidase: MLRTTIYTCTLLLVWACQSEPTQKASTSPVIQSLATPCQEGGEGRLFTSSNGEVYLSWVEFLNDSTDALRFARLEDGQWGTPQEIAQGADWFVNWADFPALVTYPGNDQKMVAHWLQMRAEGTYDYDVHLSQSQDGGQTWSPSFIPHRDSIAAEHGFVSMLPISEQQVFVTWLDGRNTKGDEHEAPSDDHGHGHGGAMTLRAAVVDPAGALSQEAELDARVCDCCQTSAALTPNGPIVAYRDRSEEEIRDIYIVRQVAGQWQAPTAVHQDNWKIAGCPVNGPVIKAQGNNVAVAWFTAPEGKGEVKIACSTDQGANFSEPIRIDHGLPLGRVGLAFTKDQKLILTWVEQTEEAAEIRLARVSLQGEKEEELVLAEVEASRQSGFPVITMHDDKVYFAYTQVDSLTRVVSGVVEWKNK, from the coding sequence ATGTTAAGAACCACTATCTACACTTGTACCCTCCTTTTAGTTTGGGCCTGCCAGTCAGAACCAACACAGAAAGCGTCAACCTCTCCAGTCATCCAATCCCTGGCCACACCCTGCCAGGAAGGTGGCGAAGGCCGCTTGTTTACCTCTTCCAACGGAGAAGTATACCTCTCTTGGGTAGAATTTCTCAACGACAGCACCGACGCCCTGCGCTTCGCGCGCCTGGAAGATGGACAGTGGGGTACGCCTCAGGAAATTGCCCAAGGTGCAGATTGGTTCGTCAATTGGGCCGACTTTCCTGCCTTGGTGACCTACCCAGGTAACGACCAAAAAATGGTAGCCCACTGGTTGCAAATGCGCGCCGAAGGAACCTACGATTACGACGTTCACCTCTCACAGTCACAGGATGGCGGACAGACTTGGTCGCCTTCTTTCATCCCGCATCGCGATAGCATCGCGGCTGAACACGGTTTTGTGAGTATGCTCCCCATTTCTGAGCAGCAGGTATTCGTCACCTGGTTGGATGGACGCAATACCAAGGGCGACGAACACGAAGCCCCTTCCGACGATCACGGCCATGGCCACGGCGGTGCCATGACCCTCCGCGCGGCGGTTGTTGACCCCGCTGGGGCGCTTAGTCAAGAAGCCGAATTAGACGCTAGGGTTTGTGATTGTTGCCAGACCAGTGCAGCACTCACCCCCAATGGGCCCATTGTGGCTTATCGCGATCGTTCCGAAGAAGAAATCCGAGACATTTACATCGTACGCCAGGTAGCTGGCCAGTGGCAAGCACCCACCGCAGTTCACCAGGATAACTGGAAAATAGCGGGCTGCCCCGTCAATGGCCCCGTCATCAAAGCCCAAGGAAACAACGTCGCCGTAGCCTGGTTTACGGCTCCCGAAGGTAAAGGGGAAGTAAAAATAGCCTGCTCTACCGATCAGGGGGCCAACTTTAGTGAGCCCATCCGTATAGACCATGGCTTACCACTAGGTCGGGTTGGCTTGGCTTTCACGAAAGACCAAAAATTGATACTCACCTGGGTGGAACAGACCGAAGAAGCGGCAGAAATCCGCCTGGCACGCGTCAGCCTCCAAGGCGAAAAGGAAGAAGAACTGGTGCTCGCTGAAGTGGAAGCTTCGCGGCAGAGCGGCTTTCCGGTGATCACCATGCACGATGACAAAGTCTACTTTGCCTATACCCAGGTGGATAGCCTCACGCGGGTAGTTTCAGGCGTGGTGGAATGGAAAAACAAGTAA
- a CDS encoding choice-of-anchor J domain-containing protein, with protein MNKLIATLLSSLIMLGTLSAQVIFEENFEGLTFPDGWTITTNATDGGWLVGSAPALSSQSFPIESNGSSRIIATNDDACNCNKSNEYLIMPPLDLSDVTSVVVGFDAFYTDQSYQGNQEDATIEVSLDGTTWTVLEDLHGHGSWDRHNVDLSAYAGETNVLVGFRYDDGGGWLYGFAIDNVTVEVPPALEVSLVELDRRLFGEVGRPLTLNGTIYNAGVNAINTLELSYSITGAAPVVETLEGLDIPAFSYYTFTMATPWIPDSPGVFEVEVSIVSVNMANDEDQTNNALSFASEIFDLVVPPNKITEFAAAPAIISEVEGATNFLDKPTDLDFFPILGKDELWVINQRTENIGGSTLTMSGSTSDNPGFEEKVDGNSWHFMSLPTGIAFSNDNFNFANSAGVQDANHNGGTFTGPALWSSDPEIYAQPSGGNGSHLDMLHGSPYTMGIAHEVDNVFWVYDDWNKDIVRYDFAEDHGPGNDDHSDGKVHRYKGIGITADSNIPNHLVLDKATGWLYFVDNGNDRVMRLDINSGTGSVNLPEINEPLAEHLRITGFTTETIIESGLEAPCGIEIFDGILYVGDYATGDIVAYDMANDFAEITRIVTGELGLTGIKIGPDGNLWFVNRVQNTLKIATPGDISSTREAGLEIAINLSPNPATDVMNVSIPEMNNYADAMISVVSLTGKVLIPAKPLQRTQTLHLANLPAGIYLLQISGNGYQVFEKIIVQR; from the coding sequence ATGAATAAATTAATTGCTACCCTTTTATCGTCCCTAATAATGTTGGGAACACTATCGGCCCAGGTTATTTTTGAAGAAAATTTTGAAGGTCTTACCTTTCCTGATGGCTGGACCATTACTACAAATGCCACTGACGGCGGTTGGTTAGTAGGTTCTGCACCAGCATTATCCAGCCAGTCGTTTCCCATTGAGAGCAATGGTTCCAGTCGTATTATTGCAACCAATGATGATGCTTGCAATTGCAACAAAAGTAATGAATACTTGATTATGCCACCGCTTGATCTCAGTGATGTAACCAGCGTAGTGGTAGGTTTTGATGCTTTTTACACCGACCAATCCTACCAGGGCAATCAGGAAGATGCTACCATTGAAGTATCGCTGGATGGAACGACCTGGACCGTACTGGAAGACCTCCATGGCCACGGCAGCTGGGATCGCCACAACGTCGACCTAAGTGCTTATGCAGGGGAAACCAACGTACTCGTAGGCTTTCGCTATGATGATGGCGGTGGTTGGCTCTACGGTTTTGCCATCGACAACGTGACGGTTGAAGTACCGCCTGCGTTGGAGGTTTCACTCGTCGAACTTGATCGCCGTTTATTCGGCGAAGTAGGTCGTCCACTGACGCTGAATGGCACCATTTATAATGCAGGTGTGAACGCAATCAACACCTTAGAGCTGAGTTATTCCATTACTGGAGCTGCTCCGGTTGTCGAAACTTTGGAAGGATTGGACATTCCTGCATTCAGCTACTACACCTTCACCATGGCAACTCCTTGGATACCTGATAGTCCTGGTGTTTTTGAAGTAGAAGTATCCATCGTTTCGGTTAATATGGCCAATGATGAAGACCAGACGAACAATGCCCTGTCTTTTGCTTCAGAAATATTCGACTTGGTTGTTCCTCCTAATAAAATCACCGAATTTGCAGCAGCTCCTGCAATTATCTCAGAAGTAGAAGGTGCCACTAATTTTCTTGACAAGCCTACCGACCTGGATTTCTTTCCAATCTTGGGCAAGGATGAACTGTGGGTCATCAATCAACGTACCGAAAATATAGGTGGTAGTACCTTGACCATGTCCGGAAGTACCTCTGACAACCCGGGCTTCGAGGAAAAAGTAGATGGTAATTCCTGGCATTTTATGTCCTTGCCAACGGGTATAGCTTTTAGCAATGACAACTTCAACTTTGCCAACTCCGCCGGGGTACAAGATGCCAACCACAACGGAGGGACCTTTACGGGGCCAGCACTTTGGTCGAGTGACCCAGAGATCTACGCCCAGCCTTCCGGTGGAAATGGCAGTCACCTGGATATGCTGCACGGTAGCCCTTACACCATGGGCATTGCTCATGAAGTAGATAATGTATTCTGGGTCTATGATGATTGGAACAAAGATATTGTTCGCTATGACTTTGCTGAGGATCATGGCCCTGGCAACGATGACCACTCTGATGGAAAAGTGCATCGCTACAAAGGAATTGGTATTACCGCCGATAGCAATATTCCCAATCATTTGGTCTTGGACAAAGCTACTGGCTGGCTCTATTTTGTAGACAATGGCAATGATCGTGTAATGCGCCTCGATATTAATTCAGGAACAGGCTCGGTCAATCTTCCCGAAATCAATGAACCACTGGCGGAGCACTTGCGAATTACGGGCTTTACCACTGAAACGATTATCGAAAGCGGCCTGGAAGCTCCTTGTGGTATTGAAATTTTCGATGGTATTCTTTACGTAGGCGACTACGCTACGGGCGATATTGTTGCTTATGACATGGCCAATGATTTTGCTGAAATCACCCGTATTGTTACTGGCGAACTAGGACTTACAGGTATCAAAATTGGCCCTGATGGCAACTTATGGTTCGTCAACAGAGTACAAAATACACTGAAAATTGCCACCCCTGGCGATATTTCCAGCACCAGGGAAGCCGGGCTAGAGATCGCCATCAATCTGAGTCCCAACCCTGCCACCGATGTAATGAACGTTTCTATTCCTGAGATGAACAACTACGCCGACGCAATGATTTCGGTAGTAAGCTTGACCGGAAAAGTATTGATCCCGGCAAAGCCTTTGCAACGCACCCAAACCCTCCATTTAGCTAATCTTCCTGCTGGCATTTACCTGCTCCAGATCAGCGGAAATGGTTATCAGGTGTTTGAAAAGATTATCGTACAGCGATAA
- a CDS encoding heavy metal-binding domain-containing protein, with protein MKNLKFLMFLLAFVGSSALFTACGNHSHDHGDGTEQQGKEYTSAYICPMHCSGSGSEEPGKCPVCGMDYVKNENAKEGEHSHDDHEGHDHGDHEGHNH; from the coding sequence ATGAAAAATCTGAAATTCTTAATGTTTTTACTGGCCTTCGTCGGCTCAAGCGCCCTATTTACCGCCTGCGGAAACCACAGCCACGATCACGGCGATGGTACCGAGCAGCAAGGCAAAGAGTATACCTCCGCTTACATCTGCCCCATGCATTGCTCAGGATCGGGCAGTGAAGAACCCGGAAAATGCCCCGTGTGCGGCATGGATTACGTCAAGAATGAGAACGCCAAAGAAGGAGAGCATTCTCACGACGATCATGAAGGGCATGACCACGGTGACCACGAAGGACATAATCATTAA
- a CDS encoding IS4 family transposase — MTAISVVFDHKLGDARLEKRANRILHQMIKSGSGVPNRLNTHHRERMGMSRFLNNNRLSMDALVNSITQSWYTEEYADRDLYVIQDTTDYNAIGHKGRLSESDEDLGPLWKDDTNQEFGFFLHPGLVLDGDSGFPLGYTHLHIWNRCVDQPNRHERNYKRQPIEQKSSYRWLESIDYSTQVLKGHRGKVVHVMDREGDIYELFAKPMPPNHHLVIRTSKQRVIYDESDSKHLLWQYLEEQATKGLVIEVAIPRQKKRKARKAKMALSYGRVEIARPKDRTKAQGPDRIPLYFVQLKELEHSVPDGEAPVHWTIWTDMVIENEHQALKIVDIYQNRWNIEELFSLLKTKGLECESAQVESGIAMKRLVIMAMQAALHLLQLLKDRDHVYQEKATLLIDTQDLTFVELLIPIYEGQTQKQKNPHPPESLARLAWLIGRMGGYSGYKSQSPPGPKTMRWGWRRFQEQLSAWRIVNQIKLD, encoded by the coding sequence ATGACAGCTATTAGTGTAGTATTTGATCATAAATTAGGTGATGCTCGCTTAGAAAAACGAGCAAACCGTATATTACATCAGATGATAAAAAGTGGCAGCGGTGTTCCCAATCGACTGAATACACACCATCGAGAACGAATGGGGATGAGTCGATTTTTAAATAACAATCGATTGAGTATGGATGCTCTGGTGAACAGTATTACCCAGTCTTGGTATACGGAGGAGTATGCTGACCGGGATTTATATGTCATACAAGACACGACCGACTATAATGCAATTGGCCATAAGGGGCGTTTAAGTGAGTCGGATGAGGACTTGGGGCCACTTTGGAAAGATGATACGAATCAAGAATTCGGTTTTTTTCTTCATCCCGGCCTTGTGTTGGATGGCGATAGTGGATTTCCATTGGGCTACACACACCTTCATATCTGGAATCGATGTGTAGACCAACCGAATCGACATGAGCGTAATTACAAGAGGCAGCCTATTGAGCAGAAGAGTTCTTATCGCTGGTTGGAGAGTATAGATTATAGTACACAAGTTTTAAAGGGGCATCGGGGAAAAGTTGTTCATGTCATGGATCGGGAAGGGGATATCTACGAACTCTTCGCTAAGCCAATGCCCCCCAATCATCATTTGGTTATTCGCACTAGCAAGCAGCGGGTGATTTATGACGAGTCTGACAGCAAGCATTTATTGTGGCAGTATTTAGAAGAGCAAGCTACCAAGGGACTCGTCATTGAAGTAGCTATCCCAAGACAAAAAAAGCGCAAAGCCCGAAAAGCAAAGATGGCCTTGAGTTATGGTCGGGTAGAGATTGCCCGGCCTAAAGATCGTACCAAAGCGCAAGGGCCAGACCGAATTCCATTATACTTTGTACAACTCAAAGAATTGGAACACAGCGTACCTGATGGCGAGGCTCCTGTTCATTGGACGATCTGGACGGATATGGTCATTGAAAATGAGCATCAAGCATTGAAAATTGTCGATATCTACCAAAATAGATGGAATATTGAGGAGCTTTTTAGCTTGTTAAAAACCAAAGGGCTAGAATGCGAATCCGCTCAGGTTGAATCAGGCATTGCTATGAAACGACTCGTGATCATGGCCATGCAGGCGGCATTGCATTTATTACAATTGCTCAAAGACCGCGACCATGTCTACCAAGAAAAGGCTACATTACTAATCGATACGCAGGATCTGACTTTCGTGGAACTACTTATTCCGATCTATGAGGGTCAAACCCAAAAGCAAAAAAATCCCCACCCTCCTGAGTCCTTGGCTCGATTGGCATGGTTAATCGGCAGAATGGGGGGGTACAGTGGCTACAAAAGCCAGTCGCCACCAGGGCCAAAAACCATGCGCTGGGGATGGCGAAGATTTCAGGAGCAACTCTCCGCTTGGCGAATTGTCAATCAAATTAAGCTTGATTAA